A single Argentina anserina chromosome 7, drPotAnse1.1, whole genome shotgun sequence DNA region contains:
- the LOC126803368 gene encoding pectinesterase inhibitor 7, with translation MAKLCLPLLVIFLSLFSLSRTVEPAFSGHTARRSRARANIEAACRTTRYPDLCIHCLSTYVKPNMTIQSPQELAQVALTASLYRALYARAFVLKVARQINTLKRENQVVHDCLQQINDSVDQLSGAIKELRRLEKESVGDDLFWHISNVETWVGSALTDANTCVDALPGPNMSKLKATIKGKVLNVAQTTSNALALFHRFAKRYRAAGSATKKP, from the coding sequence atggCCAAACTTTGCCTCCCTTTGCTGGTAATTTTCCTTTCCCTCTTCTCCCTTTCGAGGACAGTGGAGCCAGCCTTTTCCGGACATACTGCTCGACGTTCTAGGGCCCGAGCCAACATTGAAGCTGCATGCCGGACCACCCGATACCCAGACCTATGCATTCACTGCCTCTCCACCTACGTCAAACCCAACATGACCATCCAAAGCCCCCAGGAACTCGCTCAAGTCGCCTTGACGGCAAGCCTCTACCGTGCCCTATATGCAAGAGCCTTCGTGCTCAAGGTGGCAAGACAGATCAACACATTGAAGAGGGAAAACCAAGTTGTTCATGATTGCTTGCAGCAGATAAATGATAGCGTGGATCAACTCAGTGGAGCGATCAAGGAACTACGTCGGTTGGAGAAAGAATCTGTGGGCGACGACCTGTTTTGGCACATAAGCAACGTCGAGACATGGGTTGGCTCTGCTCTAACTGATGCAAATACTTGTGTGGATGCGCTTCCGGGACCTAATATGAGCAAACTGAAGGCGACAATTAAAGGGAAGGTGCTCAATGTGGCTCAAACGACTAGTAATGCACTGGCTTTGTTCCATAGATTTGCTAAAAGGTACAGAGCTGCAGGCAGTGCCACCAAGAAACCCTAA
- the LOC126803353 gene encoding protein GRAVITROPIC IN THE LIGHT 1, which produces MLPTGARDTQLRESNSQKVHPQPMEDSMSQNPEAVEALISKVFTNISSLKSAYIQLQAAHTPYDPDKIQAADKLVISELKNLSELKHFYRENNPSPVCVSPQDSRLAAEIQEQQILLKTYGVMVKKFQSEIQNKDSEIMQLQQHIEEAKQKQAKLEKNLKLRGLSTKESEASSGENGSSSVDLTPDLFTSVVEAAYKAIHDFAKPLINMMKAAGWDLDAAANSIEPSVVYAKRPHKKYAFESHICQRMFSGFQQENFSIKLDNLTIAKESFFHQFLTLRDMDPLDMLGQTPDSVFGRYCRTKYLVVVHPKMETSFFGNLDQRNYIMGGGHPRTPFYQAFLKLAKSIWLLHRLAFSFDPHVEIFQVKRGSEFSEVYMESVVKNLVMDEGDQKPKVGLMVMPGFWVGGSVIQSRVYLSGMKVAE; this is translated from the coding sequence ATGCTACCAACTGGAGCAAGAGATACACAACTCCGTGAGAGCAATAGCCAGAAGGTTCACCCACAACCAATGGAAGATTCAATGAGTCAGAATCCAGAAGCTGTGGAAGCCCTGATATCTAAAGTTTTTACAAACATCTCGTCCCTGAAGTCAGCTTACATCCAACTCCAAGCTGCTCATACTCCCTATGACCCTGACAAAATTCAAGCTGCCGATAAGCTTGTTATTTCTGAGCTGAAAAATCTCTCAGAACTTAAACACTTCTACAGGGAGAACAATCCCAGCCCAGTATGTGTTTCTCCACAGGATTCCCGCTTAGCTGCAGAAATTCAAGAACAACAAATTTTGCTGAAAACCTATGGGGTGATGGTTAAAAAATTCCAGTCTGAGATCCAGAATAAAGATTCTGAAATCATGCAGCTTCAGCAGCATATTGAGGAGGCAAAACAGAAACAAGCAAAGTTGGAAAAGAATCTAAAGCTTAGGGGTTTGTCCACAAAAGAATCAGAAGCTTCTTCTGGTGAAAATGGATCTTCTTCTGTGGATTTAACCCCTGATCTCTTTACATCAGTTGTTGAAGCAGCATATAAAGCTATTCACGACTTTGCCAAACCATTGATTAACATGATGAAAGCGGCTGGGTGGGACCTTGATGCAGCTGCTAACTCAATTGAACCCTCAGTTGTGTATGCAAAGAGACCTCACAAAAAGTATGCATTTGAGTCTCATATATGCCAAAGAATGTTCAGTGGCTTCCAGCAGGAAAATTTCTCCATCAAACTAGACAATCTTACAATAGCTAAGGAGAGCTTCTTCCACCAATTTCTCACTCTTCGGGACATGGATCCATTGGACATGCTTGGCCAAACTCCAGATTCTGTTTTTGGGAGATATTGCAGGACCAAGTACCTAGTAGTGGTTCACCCGAAAATGGAGACTTCATTTTTTGGGAATTTAGATCAACGAAATTATATAATGGGTGGCGGGCATCCAAGGACTCCATTTTACCAGGCTTTCTTAAAACTGGCCAAGTCAATATGGCTTTTGCACAGGTTGGCCTTTTCTTTTGATCCTCATGTTGAGATCTTCCAGGTTAAGAGGGGGAGTGAGTTTTCAGAGGTTTACATGGAAAGTGTGGTAAAGAATTTGGTAATGGATGAAGGTGATCAAAAGCCTAAGGTTGGTCTCATGGTGATGCCTGGTTTCTGGGTTGGAGGCAGTGTGATCCAGAGTCGAGTTTATCTCTCTGGTATGAAGGTTGCTGAATGA